The nucleotide sequence AACGGCATTAACGCCAATGTCGCTCAGCACCGATTTAAGCTGCTCAGCCACGAAAGCGGGTGGAACGGAATGAATACCGCTTACGCCCAGGGTATTTTGCGCCGTAAGGGCCGTAATGACCGATAGTCCATAGCATCCCAGAGCAGAAACCGTTTTTAGATCGGCCTGAATACCGGCGCCCCCACCGCTGTCAGAACCGGCAATCGTTAGAACTCGGGTGTATGTTTTCATTGAATTGCGCTAGGGCGTGTTGACAATCAAGCTAATAAAATCAAAGCCGAAGACAGATAAATGAATCCAGCAAAACTCACGGCCGTCTTCTCATAGCGAGTAGCGACCCGCCGGTATTGCTTGAGCTTGTTGAAATAGCGTTCCACTTGGTTGCGCTCTTTGTACAAGTTTTCGTCAATCTGTCGATCTGCCAGTCGATTCTTTTTGGATGGTATCACCACTTGCGTATGGGACTCTGTTAACCAATCAATCAATTCGTTGGCATCATAGCCTCGGTCCGCTAACACCGCATCTGTTTCATAACCAGTCAATAAACCCTTCGCCTGGGTAATATCCGCTCGCTGTCCGACGCTGAGAATAAGCCGCATAGGATTGCCTAAGGCGTCAACAACGGCATGAATCTTAGTCGTCCAGCCGCCCACCGATTGACCTAAGCACTCGCTGGCAGGATCGCTTTTTTTTGACCAGCTGCATGCTGGTGCGCCCGCACCGTCGTGGAGTCAATCATTAGCCAATCTAAGTCCGGTTCCTGCAACTCGTCAAAAACAGTTTTCCATACACCTGCTTTAGCCCAGCGTCGAAAGCGTTGGTAGACCGAGTTCCAGGGCCCGAACCGCTCGGGTAAATCCCGCCAAGGGGCACCCGAGCGGGCGATCCAGATTACCGCATTGATAAATAGTCTATTATCGACGGCTGAACGGCCCACATGACCGACTTTGCCGGGTAGTAAGTGGGCGATTTGTTGCCATTGTTGGTCCGTAATCTCGTAGCGACGCATGGCACAAAATTCCCAATCATTCCTATATTTACCTAATTGTCAACACGCCCTAGTTGGATAAGTTCACGGGCGGCTTCATAAGGCGAATCCTGGCCGCAAATGGCAGATACGACAGCTACGCCCGTTACGCCGGTCTGCATAACCGACTGAACAGTTGTGGCGTTGATGCCGCCTATGGCAAACGTTGGGAGTTGGGTTTGCTGGCAAACGTCCTGTAGACCGGGAAGGCCCAGCAGGCTAACCGTGTCGAGTTTGGTGCCGGTAGCAAAGATGGTAGCAATACCCAGGTAGTCAATATCGGAGTGGCATTGCGCGGCCAGTAGTTCATCTATACTGTTGACGGATAAGCCAATGAGTTTATTGGGACCCAATAGCGAACGAACCAGTGGATACGGCATGTCGTCCTGACCGATGTGTACACCATCAGCATCAACCGCCTGCGCCACATCGATGCGGTCGTTGATAATCAGCCGGGCACCGTAACGTTGTGTAATGGCTTTAAGCGCAGCACCCAGCTCGACAAAGGAGCGGGTCGTCATAACTTTCTCCCGTAACTGAATCCAGCGAACGCCCGCCCGACAGGCCTCTTCCACCACAAACGGCACGGTATGGCCCGCCTGCCGACAGATGACGCTATCAGTGACTAAATACACGGCGTCGCTCATAGCTGACCCAGTTTGAGGTTCGCCGATACGTCCTGCTGCGTCAACTGATAGAGTGTATCCAGGAAATTTAGTTGTAGACTACCGGGACCAAGTGAACGTTGCGCAGCCAGTTCGCCCGTAATACCCATAACCGCCATGCTATGTACAGCCGCCTGGAAATAATTGGTGTTCACCGCGGCAAAGGCAGCCGTCAACGCCGTAGCGGTACAGCCCATGCCCGTTACTTTAGTCATCATGGCATGACCATTCCCTATGGTAGCTACCTGATCGGCTCCAACAATATAGTCCTCTGCCCCGCTAACGACCACTATGCTGCCGAAATCTGCGTTGAGTTGCCGGGCGCTGTCGAGTGCCGCTGAGGAGCCATGGACGCTGTCAACGCCTTTCGTTTGCGCATTCAATCCGGCCAGCGCCATAATTTCCGACGCATTGCCCCGAATGATAGTCGGAGCGGCCAAAGCCATTAACTCCCGACTCACTTCGTTTCGGTACTTAGTGGCACCAACGCCAACGGGATCGAACACAACAGGCTTGCCCAGTTCATGGGCTTTACGCATGGCTCGTTTCATGCCTGCTACAAAGTTCTGATCGAGCGTGCCGATGTTAATAACCAGCGCACTGGCAATGGCAATGAAGTCGTCAACTTCTTCTTCGGCATGTACCATAGCAGGTGAAGCACCCAGAGCTAGCAGGGCATTCGCCGTGTTGTTCATGACAACGAAGTTGGTGATGCTTTGAACAAGAGGAGACTGGAGACGAATCTGCTCAATGTCGTTCCAGATGGATTGGGGTGTTGCGGTCATAACAGGTTGCGTTAAGGAAATACGACAACCTCAGGGGAGAAAAGACCGCAATCTGGCAAGCCAGTAAAGCGAGGCTAACTTTTCCCTACGGCAGTATGAACTGCATCAGGTGATAAGGGTATTCTCTCAGTCAGCCCGACACGCGAACTGACACCCCTAAAGTTGTACGCCAAAGGTAACGGAATTTTTGTCAACTGGCCAACTAGATTAAACACTGTCGGAATTGGCCAGCTAGACGTATTAATCAGTATGCCCTTAGACTATTTGTTATCCAACTCTTTTCATCCAACAAATGCAGGTACGAAAAGTATGTGCGTATTAATTCGGTTGAGGAGAATAATACCGTTTAATAAATCAGGAGATAACTTTCTAATGCTGCTCTACTGCTTGAACACAAGTGTAATACGGCACTAGAATATAGAAAACTATGCGTTCACTCTTAACGTTGCCAGCGCCGTTTCGAGCCGTTGAATTGTTTCGGCTTTGCCGATGATTTCCATCGTTAGCATGAGGTCTGGTCCGGCCCCTGATCCAGTAAGGGCTAGGCGCATAGCCTGCATGATTTTTCCCTGCTTGATACCCGCCTGCTGCATGGCATCAGATAGTGCGTGCTTGATTGAATCGGCGACGAACTCGCCTTCATACCCTTGTAGGGCGTCATGGAAGGCTGTTACGGCGCGTACGGCATCGTCGTTCCATTTCGCAGCCATTACGGCCTCATCGTAGGTAGCAGGTGCGTGGAAAATAGTGCCTGCTTCGTCGAAAATCTCGCGGGCAAAATTGACCCGGCCTTTCAGCAAGGCGACAATCTTCTCAGCCTTGTCAATCGGACACGTAAAGCCAGCGGCTTCGGCTTGTTGCTGCACCGTCGGGGCTAGTTCGGCATCGGGCCGCAGACGAATGTACTGGTGGTTGAACCACTGCGCTTTCTGAATATCGAACCGGGCTCCGGCTTTGTGAACCTGCGCAATGTCGAAGGTGGCAACCAACTCATCCATCGTGAACAGTTCCTGCTCGGTGCCGGGGTTCCAGCCAAGAAGCGCCAGGAAGTTAACGGTGGCTTCGGGCAAATAACCATCTTCCCGGAAACCACGTGCTACCTGACCCGTAACCGGGTCTGTCCATTGCAGTGGGAAGATCGGGAAACCACCTAGGTCTGCGTCACGCTTGCTCAGCTTACCGTTTCCTTCCGGTTTCAACAGCAGAGGCAGGTGCGCAAACTGCGGCATGGTGTCCTCCCAGCCCAGATACCGATACAACAGTACGTGCAGCGGAGCCGAGGGCAACCACTCTTCGCCCCGAATCACGTGCGTAATGCCCATCAGGTGATCGTCCACGATGTTGGCCAGGTGATAGGTTGGGAGTCCGTCTGACTTCAACAGCACCTTGTCGTCAATGGCCGACGAATGCACATTCACCCAGCCACGAATGAGGTCGTTTAGACGGACTTCTTCTTTACGTGGTGTTTTCAGCCTGATCACGTACGGCTCGCCCGAGTCCATCCGAGACTTCACCTCATCGGGATTCATGGTCAGCGAGTTGCGCATCTGCATCCGCGTGATGGCGTTGTACTGAGCAGCTGGTGCATTGGCTTCTTCGAGCCGTTTGCGCATGGCGTCCAGCTCTTCGGCCGTGTCGAAGGCGTAATAGGCTTTGCCCTCATCGACCAGGCGCTGCGCTTCTTTCTGGTAAATCTCCCGGCGTTCCGACTGGCGGTAGGGAGCATGCGGACCACCTACGCCCTGCCCTTCGTCAATTTCAATACCAACCCAGTGCAGAGCGTCCAGGATGTATTCTTCAGCGCCCGGTACAAACC is from Spirosoma taeanense and encodes:
- a CDS encoding IS5 family transposase (programmed frameshift), which translates into the protein MRRYEITDQQWQQIAHLLPGKVGHVGRSAVDNRLFINAVIWIARSGAPWRDLPERFGPWNSVYQRFRRWAKAGVWKTVFDELQEPDLDWLMIDSTTVRAHQHAAGPKKSDPASECLGQSVGGWTTKIHAVVDALGNPMRLILSVGQRADITQAKGLLTGYETDAVLADRGYDANELIDWLTESHTQVVIPSKKNRLADRQIDENLYKERNQVERYFNKLKQYRRVATRYEKTAVSFAGFIYLSSALILLA
- the thiE gene encoding thiamine phosphate synthase, with amino-acid sequence MSDAVYLVTDSVICRQAGHTVPFVVEEACRAGVRWIQLREKVMTTRSFVELGAALKAITQRYGARLIINDRIDVAQAVDADGVHIGQDDMPYPLVRSLLGPNKLIGLSVNSIDELLAAQCHSDIDYLGIATIFATGTKLDTVSLLGLPGLQDVCQQTQLPTFAIGGINATTVQSVMQTGVTGVAVVSAICGQDSPYEAARELIQLGRVDN
- the thiM gene encoding hydroxyethylthiazole kinase gives rise to the protein MTATPQSIWNDIEQIRLQSPLVQSITNFVVMNNTANALLALGASPAMVHAEEEVDDFIAIASALVINIGTLDQNFVAGMKRAMRKAHELGKPVVFDPVGVGATKYRNEVSRELMALAAPTIIRGNASEIMALAGLNAQTKGVDSVHGSSAALDSARQLNADFGSIVVVSGAEDYIVGADQVATIGNGHAMMTKVTGMGCTATALTAAFAAVNTNYFQAAVHSMAVMGITGELAAQRSLGPGSLQLNFLDTLYQLTQQDVSANLKLGQL
- the gltX gene encoding glutamate--tRNA ligase, whose protein sequence is MSNPVRVRFAPSPTGPLHIGGVRTALYNYLFARKMGGKMLLRIEDTDQNRFVPGAEEYILDALHWVGIEIDEGQGVGGPHAPYRQSERREIYQKEAQRLVDEGKAYYAFDTAEELDAMRKRLEEANAPAAQYNAITRMQMRNSLTMNPDEVKSRMDSGEPYVIRLKTPRKEEVRLNDLIRGWVNVHSSAIDDKVLLKSDGLPTYHLANIVDDHLMGITHVIRGEEWLPSAPLHVLLYRYLGWEDTMPQFAHLPLLLKPEGNGKLSKRDADLGGFPIFPLQWTDPVTGQVARGFREDGYLPEATVNFLALLGWNPGTEQELFTMDELVATFDIAQVHKAGARFDIQKAQWFNHQYIRLRPDAELAPTVQQQAEAAGFTCPIDKAEKIVALLKGRVNFAREIFDEAGTIFHAPATYDEAVMAAKWNDDAVRAVTAFHDALQGYEGEFVADSIKHALSDAMQQAGIKQGKIMQAMRLALTGSGAGPDLMLTMEIIGKAETIQRLETALATLRVNA